The proteins below are encoded in one region of Pseudomonas sp. SCB32:
- the crp gene encoding cAMP-activated global transcriptional regulator CRP has translation MVAITLTPKIKNLDKLLAHCHRRRFTAKSTIIYAGDRCESLFFIIKGSVTVLIEDDDGREMIIGYLNTGDFFGEMGLFEKEGSTGQERSAWIRAKTECEVAEISYAKFRELSQQDPEILFTLGSQMADRLRKTTRKVGDLAFLDVTGRVARTLLDLCQQPDAMTHPDGMQIKITRQEIGRIVGCSREMVGRVLKSLEEQGLVHVRGKTMVVFGTR, from the coding sequence ATGGTAGCTATTACCCTCACACCCAAAATCAAGAACCTCGACAAGTTGCTTGCGCACTGTCACCGCCGCCGCTTCACTGCCAAGAGCACCATCATCTACGCTGGCGACCGCTGCGAGAGCCTGTTCTTCATCATCAAGGGCTCGGTAACCGTTCTGATCGAGGACGACGATGGCCGCGAGATGATCATCGGTTATCTCAACACCGGCGATTTCTTCGGAGAGATGGGGCTCTTCGAGAAGGAAGGCAGCACAGGCCAGGAGCGCAGCGCCTGGATCCGCGCCAAGACCGAGTGCGAAGTTGCCGAAATCAGCTACGCCAAGTTCCGCGAGTTGAGCCAGCAGGACCCGGAGATCCTCTTCACCCTCGGCAGCCAGATGGCCGATCGCTTGCGCAAGACCACCCGCAAGGTCGGCGACCTGGCCTTCCTTGACGTGACCGGCCGTGTCGCCCGCACCCTGCTGGACCTGTGCCAACAGCCGGACGCCATGACCCACCCGGACGGCATGCAGATCAAGATCACCCGCCAGGAAATCGGTCGCATCGTCGGCTGCTCCCGCGAGATGGTCGGTCGCGTGCTCAAGAGCCTGGAAGAACAGGGTCTGGTGCATGTGAGGGGCAAGACCATGGTGGTCTTCGGCACGCGCTGA
- the trpC gene encoding indole-3-glycerol phosphate synthase TrpC, which translates to MSVPTVLQKILARKAEEVAERRTRVSIAELEQLARAADAPRGFAKALLDRAKRREPAVIAEVKKASPSKGILRENFDPADIARSYEEGGAACLSVLTDIDFFLGSDAYLKAARSACKLPVIRKDFLIDPYQVVEARAIGADCILLIVSALDDVRMAELASVAKDVGLDVLVEVHDAPELERALKTLDTPLVGINNRNLHTFEVSLETTLDLLPEIPRDRMVITESGILNRADVELMEVSDVFGFLVGEAFMRAEEPGTELKRLFFPEQSKVKLGVDPD; encoded by the coding sequence GTGAGTGTGCCGACGGTTCTGCAGAAGATCCTGGCCCGCAAGGCCGAAGAAGTCGCCGAACGCCGTACCCGCGTAAGCATCGCCGAGCTGGAGCAGCTGGCGCGTGCCGCCGATGCACCGCGTGGATTCGCCAAGGCCCTGCTCGATCGCGCCAAGCGTCGCGAGCCGGCGGTGATCGCCGAGGTGAAGAAGGCTTCGCCGAGCAAGGGCATCCTGCGTGAGAACTTCGACCCCGCCGACATCGCCCGCAGCTACGAAGAAGGCGGCGCCGCCTGCCTGTCCGTGCTCACCGACATCGACTTCTTCCTCGGTAGCGATGCCTACCTGAAGGCGGCCCGCTCCGCCTGCAAGCTGCCGGTGATCCGCAAGGATTTCCTGATCGACCCGTACCAGGTGGTGGAAGCCCGCGCCATCGGCGCCGACTGCATCCTGCTGATCGTCTCGGCGCTGGATGACGTGCGCATGGCCGAGCTCGCCTCGGTGGCCAAGGACGTTGGTCTGGACGTGCTGGTGGAAGTGCACGACGCCCCGGAACTGGAGCGTGCGCTGAAGACCCTCGACACTCCGCTGGTGGGCATCAACAACCGCAATCTGCACACCTTCGAGGTGAGCCTGGAAACCACCCTCGACCTGCTGCCGGAAATCCCGCGCGACCGCATGGTGATCACCGAGAGCGGCATCCTCAACCGCGCTGACGTCGAGCTGATGGAAGTCAGCGATGTATTCGGCTTCCTGGTGGGCGAGGCCTTCATGCGCGCCGAGGAGCCGGGCACCGAGCTCAAGCGCCTGTTTTTCCCCGAGCAGAGCAAGGTCAAGCTGGGCGTCGATCCGGACTGA